The genomic DNA AAAATTCCTTAATTATTAGGAAAATTTGCAAAAATTATTTGGAGACATGAAAAGTGCCAGAAAAATAAGTGAAAATATcagaaaattcttaaaaatagGAGTAGGTACGAAAACATATATGAAAAATTGTaaaaaatttcctaaaaatatatgtTGAAGCCCCGAGTAAGGCAAATCATTATAAACGTGttggtcgctccacactttatgaTAACAACGATAGCCATAAAATGTATAAACTTTAACTTCTACGAAATATTTGTAAGGTTTcacaaaagttggggggcaaatgatatgggcctaaaattagcctagaaatataattagtgttgaattaattagacctgatacAGTCCCATAACGAAATCCAATTAACGAGGCCcgaagccctgattatttattaatttcgtaattaataaatatggAAGATTAACAGCTCATTAGATGGGTCCAATCAGTaatataaatcaataaaaaaTAGCCTTGAGGGCACCTACACCCACAAGGAGTCCGATTCCTTGATTttaggacttcaaagtctatctaaagtctgagacttgttcaacaagtctcctgaccctagtccaattcaaggactcccaacatttatataaggggtctcacctcTCCTCTCAGAGCTACGTTTtctggcttgattctctaattcacagagatacgtagacaTCTCGTAAAGACAGAGTTAAATTACAAAACACGAGAGCtgccattaaaggccttgagctcccgaatcttagtaataattACAGCAATTATTATACCCTAAATTTTTATCCATGACAACTAGCAAAGACCAAGTTTGCAGTATCTACTAGGGGTGTACGCGATTCGGATCGGATCAGATCGATTTTGGGGTTAAAGTCGAACCAAACCGCGAAGAGCGGTTTTAGAATATTGTCATCTGCAACCACAAATGCGGTTGCGGTTAAGCGCGTCAATTGCGGTTGCGAATTTGTGGTTATTGCGGATCGGTTAGTGGTTCAACAacttatattaaaataattaataatttgtaaaaaaataaattcggaatattaataaattcaaatttaagttacatgataaatttacattcaaaaataaaatacaaactaatgctccgtgtggagcaagaatattaaaaacatacaaaaatatagaggtgagagaaaaaaaaagaaaggataaaaataaaattacatgttaattacattttttatttattttggttatatatcttacaatgattgtgaatcttatgaatgaagtcttaacattaacctaaaattagttaataaatgtgtatacttattaatttatatgatatcaactatatttttggaaatatattttattataaatatatgttgtgagttgcggttgcggttgcgattttcaagaatttaaaaccgtatccaaaccgcgaatgagcggtttttaaaatttaaattcacAAACAACCCGCGTTTCGCGATTATCCGCAAAATACGGTTCGGTTACGAGCGGTTGGATGCGGTTGAGCGGTTCATCTGTACACCCCTAGTATCTACTTCTCCAATCGGTTGCAGGGCTGACAGACTAAGCATTAAATGAAGTGAAAAACCTTAATTTGTGCTTCAGTTGTTCTGCAATACAATCCTGTGTTTTCCTTTTTAAGATCAAGTGCCCTACCTGTATTTTCCTCAGTAAACATCATAGTTTAAGCACAATATTTTCTTTTTGTAATTGAGTTTTAAAGCATGATCCTCGACAAAATGTTCAATACTTGCATTTTATGTCGTCCAATGTACTGACATTTATTCATATCAAGCACTAAGCTAGTACAAGAAGTACAATGGAACGATGCACAGTGATAGTGAGTGACTTCAGTACAGTAAATAACTATAGAGGAGGGGCATACAGGATCCACCGAAAGGCCATGCATACTACTAGCTGATAAAGTTTTTATTTCTATCTTACGGCATATATAAtttgggttaaatatcaaagtggtcacttaACTGTAAGCCATATATCAGTTTGATCATTAAATTTATCGGgatatcatttgaatcactaaagtcataataaatatcgAACAGATACCTCAATATAGGTGCTCgggaattaaaaattatttttatagagttctatatatttttcttgaattctattataaccaaatgaaaatgtatgaattctagtatttttgataatatagtgagatttttaaaaattgatctactatttatttttaattttatagtTATATTTTTTGacttaaataaaaataattagtagataaatttttaaaaatctcactaGATCATCTAAAATAATAGgaattcataacttttcatttggttgtaataggatTCAAGAAACATGTATAAAActccataaaataatttttatttctCGAGCACCTATTTTGAGATATTcatttgatatttattatgattttagtgattcaaatgataccccgttaagttTGATGATGAAACTGATATATGATATTCAGTTGAGTGaacactttgatatttaaccctatataatttaatataatttaagtAGACACTTGAGCAGGTGGCGAAGGACACCAGTTGGGACCTCGAATCCAGAATTGGGGACAGGAGTGCCGTCGCCACCAGGAACAGAGCCACCAGTAGTTGGAGCAGGGAGAGTAGGAATGCCGACTCCATGTCCTGTATTGGTGCCTGTTACCGGGTTGTAGGTGAAATGATTAAACCCTATGTGAAAGCACTTCTTTTAGGGGGAACCATTACGCGTCCGATTCCTGGAATTACACTGCCTTCCTGTGTGAAGGTCTCTGGCTGTTTCTTATCAACATCTATTGGAATGTCACGTACAGCACTAGCCAATAAGAAAACGATGTTGAGAATGAGAACGAAAGCAGTGATGGAGTACGGCTTGAAAGCCATTGCGCTAACTACTTAGCTACTTTGTATCTTTCACAAAAAAGGATGAACGTTTGAAAGAAGCTAGATTGTGTTTAGCTAAGTGATGAAGAAAGTAAGAGAACAGGAGGTGGTGTTATATACTTGAGGTTTTCATATGCGGAAACCAAATCAGAGCAGTCATTTAAGAAATGGTTTCCCTAGAAAAGTTAGTTTCTTCAGAAAATCACCTCAACCAACTGCTTGAACGGCCGATTTAATGTAAGTGTTGTGTCTCACCGACCTAATGTGCATCTCATAGTTTTGTCATTTGTGTCGAATGCCTCCATCTAAGAGTTGGCAAGTCACTAAAACCTATATCCGGACTACTACGATTCTGCTGCAGAGACTGAAATAAGCAAGAATTTATCAAAGAATTCCCCACGAACTTGCACAAAAGGCTGTGGACTGTGGAGTAAATGATTGGACCTTCAGTTATTTGCTCAATTTGGAAAATTTTACAACTTGCTTTTAAATTTACAATGTTTGTCAGTCTTtacaataataaaaaaaaagaatGCCAAAGATTATTTGTTCTCAAATGGCACTACTCTACTACTGATTTAAAGGGCTTGTTTGATATCAAGCTGATTCCTCAGAACTACAGAGTAAGTCACACCAGTTAAGACTACTGAAACAATCTGATCATGACTCTGTAAACTCCCCGAAATTTTTTAACAAATTTCCGTCTGTACGCGATTAGTTTGCTCTGCATGCGGGTATGATGAGAGTGCTCTCTATATAATATGAAACATTTGGCTATTTGGACACTTCAGGATTTTAAATTTACATAAACCAGTAAATAGACAATAACATAACCAGACTGGTAAAGCAGCATTTTGAACAAATAAAATCTTGCTGCAAGAGAAATAGAAGTCCCAAGACCAATAAAAATTTGTAAGTTTTGTGAGAAACTACATGGTTCAGAGAAGCTCAACTGTACAAGAAATTAAGGCCTTTGCCTTTCTTCGGAGAATCTTGGGAGTTGAACAAGGGAGTTCACACGTGTCACACCTTCCAACCCTGACCAGTTTTGATCTTCAGTTACAACAGTTTCACTGATTCCTTCTACTTCGATGGCTGCTGCTGCCACTCTTTTGTAGGCATCATTCTCTTCTGATGACCTGACGGTATAATTTCTCTGCAATGACGGCTCAGAATTTTGACCATCATCTGATTCCCCAGCGTTGCCAGAATGATTACTCTGAAGAGTAGCTGAAGAGTAGTTCTGTTCCTCGTAATCCGATTCCAAATCCATTTTCCCGTCCAGATATAAGCAAACGACTGCACAATCATCCATCTTGGATGTTGGATATTTTGATTTCCATTCGCGTGCAGCGGAATCAACCAATATCCGTGCTGCTGAAGACCGAGCTGGAGCTGATGAAATTATCTCCACAACTTCCTCGTTGCTTAGGACATCCCAAACCTGAAACAAGTAATTAAGGAAAGATGTTATCAAATGTAACGAGCCAGAATTACTCAAGTGTGTAGAATATCACAGGATCATCAATCTCTTCAGACAGGTTTTTTATGAAACAAAAAACGGCACAAGGAAAAAGGCAGACAATTGCATATTTCAGATAACGATGCATTTAACAAGCAAAAAACCACAAGAAGATGCTCTTTCAATCTATTTTCTTTTTAATGAAACATTTTCGTCCTCTAACACCCAAAATGGTAAATCTAATTTATCTGAAGATGAATATATAATTTTAGTTCATTCTTCCCCAGATACACATTCAAATCATAAGTATTTTTCGCATGATTTTATATTTACTTCAAATAACTGGACCCCTGAACTTTGGAATCTCAACATCTGAGACTCCAGGAGAAATACTATCACCATTGAGATTCACTCTTCAGCAGCAGTATGAAAAAAgattaaatttttaaatcaaatatcAGTAGCATTACTGACGAGTAAAATAGTCTTAGCTTAGGTAGTCTTTCTGAGAATATCCTGACAAGTCTTGACCTTAAGTGCTTTCTCTTCGGTTTTAAATAATGCATGACAAATTCAATAAAAGATTGACGGGATGAACACATTAAAATTTTTAACTGAACTACAAGAGAAATTATATCTCCCATCCACTAAACTAAAGGCAGATAAgatttatttagcaaaaaaaaggTAGATAAGACAAGCATGTAGTAGCATGATACCAAATTATCAACTTATTAACAATGATTGCAGAATGTACTAGCTATACTTATTAACATATGAGACCAATAATTACAACACCAGTGTTTCACAGAATATATGTTCAGAGGCAATAAACTTACCCCGTCCGAAGCAAGAACAATAAATTTATCACTCTCCGTCAGAGTCCGGTGAGAGAATTCAGGAATAGAGATCACTCCATAGTCCTTCAAACAGAAGTCCCCAAATGCTCGAGCCATTGCCAACCCAGGGGCGTCATCAAATGGTAACCAGACTCTTTGTACTTCAGGCTCATCTTGCAATGCAAATACCCGACCCCTGCAGCGTTTAATTCTTTCAGCTTCCCCTATCAGTAAAAGAAAAATGgggaaaagaaaaggaaaatattaCTACAATCATTTTAGCATAGAAACAACATAAATAAATTCTAAACTAAGAAATAAAGATAAGACGTACTTGGCAAATCAGGCTTCAGATCAACAGTCAACTGAGTAGCTACCATTGAATCGTTGATGTCCTTGGATGCTAATATTGCTCGAGAATCGCCTATGTATCCCAGGAAAAGATTTGACCCCTTTCAATaagaaaaaaagaaaatatttcatcaaagAGCAGATATAGCAATATAAGATCGAGTTGCATTTTCCAAATTCACTGTTCATACCTGTTTTACCACAGTGATGGCTGTGCTACCACTGCAAAAGCAATCTAAATTGGGATGGGATCTCAGCTCCTTATCCATGATCTTGTATGATTTTAGAAATGCTTCTCTCCACATAGACTCCTCTTTGCCCTCTATCGAGCCATCTTTATCAGACTCTCCTCCATCTGATTTGACATTATTACCTTTGCAACAAGCAGTCCCTTGCTTATTCTGCTTATATTCATAGGATTCTATGAAAGACAGCAGCTTTAATGGCAGTGTATCCCTTACTTTTTGAGCAACGAGGTGTCCATGTGGACCATGGCCATCGAAGACTCCACAAAAAGTTGTATCTTCATTGATAAAATCCTACAATGATTTAATGCATAAATATATAAACCTCCAATGAAAATTAAAGATCACCTAGGAAAGAAACTTACTTCCCAAACAATCATGGCATCCTGGTTTATACCCTTGCGACCCTGTTGAGTGAATATACAAGAACTCCGGCTCTTTCCATTAGTGAAAATCCGGTTAGGTATGGAGGATAAATGCTTCAGCATACTGACGTGGTCAGAAAACTTTTTCCTTCCCCCCAATGAAATTCCAAAACAAGATGGACTAACTGTCTCCCCATTACTCCTGCTACTACTACTACTTTGACTACTAGTTGACACACAACACCCCATTTCGTCAGATCAAACTGAAACCATTTGCGTCATATCAGGGAAAAGATTCTTTCTATTGCTACACAGATCTAACAATAAATTAAGCAATAAGGTTTGCAGTCAACTGAACGCCTGAAAGTTTTACTTCAAAGATCCTATGCGCCAATAACGAGTGCTGTACGACACTGCCAAAAAATGCCTATTTATGTAGTCCAATATCATCAACCCTGCAGGCAATGTTTATCTTTTAAAAACCCAGTTTACCAAAAGATAAAAACTATAAATAACAATACATGTATTGTTTATTAAGGAATCAATTAAGCAATGCAAAATTGCTGCGTGATGGCAGCACAACAGATCACACAAAACTATAGTCAAAGATATATTGCATGTGAAAGAGGAATATAAAATAAACAAAATTTTCTTAATCATATGTCCTCTTTGAGGGATCTCATTATACAAATCAAGTGGGAAAATGTTATGTCCCTATATCCAGACAAGTTTAAGCACAAACTATTCAAGCTAGTACAATACATAACCCTAAGCTACCTGATTACCTGGGAAACATGAACCAAGAACATGCCATAAAACAAATGCATAGTCATATGCATAAGATACCTCATCAACTATGAAAACATTGTAAATTACCAAATGACCTAAAAACAGAAATTTTAATCTTAATTCCAATTAATCATAATTGATCATCCACCTAAGCAAAAATACAAAAACCAATACTTCGCTCAAGTAAGCACAACTACAACATTCATTAAAAAAAtgttttttcttatttttaaccAAAACAAACACTTTTCTTCACTTTTATAGTTTTACAGGGGCAACTAGTGGTTTGACCAGGCCATGATCATGCCACAAGCATGCATCCACCGAGACTCGAACCCTTAACCTGTACACAAACATGCTACCACCCAAACTCGAACTCTCAACTTCTTGGGATATCCACAAGGTTAAAATGCTAGTCATCTAAACAAAACATCAATGAAAACCAAACATAGTACTACAAAAGATCTTGAATTCACCAAAAACAGCAACAAAAAGATTGTATGAAAACACAAACTCTAGAAAATTAAAAACAACTAAAATTGAAGTCTTGAAAATATGTTACATGTAAAAATTAAAACAACCTCATGAAGCAAGAAGCAAGAAGCAAGTAAAACAAAGCACATACCTTTGAAAAAACCAAACATGAACAGATGTGgtgcaaaacaaccaaggagcCAAACTTGTAAGAAAAGAGGAAGTGGGGATAAGCAAGAAGAAGGAGAAGGGGGGATAGAAGCATTAATTGACAAGAGCAAAAAAGTGGAGAGAAAAAAGGGCAAGGTGAAGAGGAAAGTAAGGTTGTGGGGGCAGGAACAGTTACTATGTGTGTGTATAAAGCCGGCTGATGATTCACGCTCTTTGAGTGGCGCGTTCGAGTTTAGTACTTGGGTAAGTCTTGTCTGAACAGAAACATGGCGTATGTGCACTTTTTTCCTAGGTTAATCAGTTTGGTTTGGGTTAACTTTAACATTGGCTAGAAGTTAAGTTATGGTACAGAAATGGAATTTGTGTGCAAGTGATACCACGGATATAGACAATAGTGATAGGATAGTGGTTGAAAAAGGTATAGTAAGATGGCCTCTTGTAGTTTTTAACACATGCACTCTTTTTGCAAATTTATGGTCAAATATTAGATGTGCAGTACTTTCCTTTAATTATCAAATTCAGTTTCTCGGCCATACGATGCTTTCGTACAATATAAATAGggaaaaatgttaaaaataagtTTCTCGGCCATACGATGCTTTCGTACAATATAAATAggaaaaaatgttaaaaataacaattttttggTGCAAATGGTTGAAAATACCCGTTCTGGAAGTAGATGACTGAAAATACCGTTTTGGATACGCATTTGTCATTTGGGTATCCTATTTTGTACTAGATACGCATTTGTCAAATGagtattcaattttttttttatttttttttaagatACGCATTTGGCAAATGCGTATTCCAATGATAATACCCAAACTACAAATGCGTATCTTTAGTAATTTTATTGGATACCCAATTCTCAAATGCGTATTACACTTACCCAATTACAAAATGCGTAATCAAAACGGTATTTTCAGCCATGTGTTTTAAAAATGGGTATTTTCAGCCATTACACCCAAAAAATGGGTATTTTTAAATATCACCCTATAAATAGTCAATATTAGGGATGACTCATCGAAAAATTGAAATAggatcaaaaaattaaaaaactgtattgaaaaaaaattgaaataaaaaaaagtaaaaaacCGTAATCGAACCGAACCGAGGGAACGGTTTGGTAACGGTTACGATTTTATCCCTATAACcgaaccgaaaaaccgaaccgtttatattataatatataaattaaaataataaataagatataattatataattatataattatatattacaTTATTTAATACATGACCCTAATATAATTAGATATATTAACAACTTTGTTGTTTAACAGAAGCTGTATTTTAGTTTTAATGTCCGTCCTCTTAACATAAACCATGTGTCTTAATATTACATAATGTACAATCTATTTGACAGACAATCAACAATAGGGTTTTActttaattttaaatttcaaTATAAACTCACATGTAATTTTGTGATAAATAAACAGTGTATCAATTTAATTTTTTTCTGTTAATATATTTTCTAacttattattattaaatttgtaAAGTAATTTTTATTAgaaataaattgaaaaaaatcGAAACCGACCAACGACTAACCAAACCGAAAAAACCGTT from Apium graveolens cultivar Ventura chromosome 5, ASM990537v1, whole genome shotgun sequence includes the following:
- the LOC141724960 gene encoding putative protein phosphatase 2C 52, translating into MGCCVSTSSQSSSSSRSNGETVSPSCFGISLGGRKKFSDHVSMLKHLSSIPNRIFTNGKSRSSCIFTQQGRKGINQDAMIVWEDFINEDTTFCGVFDGHGPHGHLVAQKVRDTLPLKLLSFIESYEYKQNKQGTACCKGNNVKSDGGESDKDGSIEGKEESMWREAFLKSYKIMDKELRSHPNLDCFCSGSTAITVVKQGSNLFLGYIGDSRAILASKDINDSMVATQLTVDLKPDLPREAERIKRCRGRVFALQDEPEVQRVWLPFDDAPGLAMARAFGDFCLKDYGVISIPEFSHRTLTESDKFIVLASDGVWDVLSNEEVVEIISSAPARSSAARILVDSAAREWKSKYPTSKMDDCAVVCLYLDGKMDLESDYEEQNYSSATLQSNHSGNAGESDDGQNSEPSLQRNYTVRSSEENDAYKRVAAAAIEVEGISETVVTEDQNWSGLEGVTRVNSLVQLPRFSEERQRP